The Methylomonas koyamae genome has a segment encoding these proteins:
- the dapC gene encoding succinyldiaminopimelate transaminase codes for MNPHLAELHPYPFEKLASLKQGITPPADKAHIALSIGEPKHATPHFIQEALLRHLHGLTLYPTSKGLPELRQAIADWTCRRFGIPAGGVDAETQVLPVNGTREALFSLVQAVIDPADKPVVVMPNPFYQIYEGAAVLAGAEPYYLNTTAETDYLPDFDSVPVAIWQRCQLVFICSPGNPTGTVLSQADHLKLLRLAEKYDFVIASDECYTELYDDEANPPQGLLQSAYQAGNTEFKRCVIFQSLSKRSNAPGLRSGFVAGDAEVLKQYLKYRTYHGCPMPVSTQHASIAAWNDEEHVKHNRQLYRDKFSAFIDILKGVCEIERPPASFYIWLKTPMSDTEFAQKLFAEQNITVLPGSFLSRDSDGMNPGANHVRIALVAPIEECVEAAQRIKVFLNENYA; via the coding sequence ATGAATCCGCATTTAGCCGAACTTCACCCTTACCCGTTCGAAAAGCTGGCTTCTTTGAAGCAAGGCATTACGCCGCCGGCCGACAAAGCCCATATCGCCTTGTCGATCGGCGAACCCAAACACGCGACGCCGCACTTCATCCAGGAAGCGCTATTGCGCCATCTGCATGGCTTGACGCTATATCCGACCAGCAAGGGCTTGCCGGAATTACGCCAGGCGATTGCCGACTGGACTTGCCGGCGTTTCGGGATACCAGCCGGCGGCGTCGATGCCGAAACCCAGGTATTGCCGGTCAACGGCACCCGCGAGGCCCTGTTTTCGTTGGTGCAGGCGGTAATCGATCCGGCCGATAAACCGGTCGTGGTCATGCCGAATCCGTTTTATCAGATTTACGAAGGCGCAGCAGTGCTGGCCGGTGCCGAGCCGTATTATCTGAATACCACGGCGGAAACCGATTATTTGCCGGATTTCGATAGCGTGCCGGTAGCGATTTGGCAGCGTTGTCAGTTGGTCTTTATTTGCTCGCCCGGCAATCCGACCGGCACGGTGTTGTCGCAGGCCGACCATCTGAAATTATTGAGATTGGCGGAAAAATACGACTTCGTGATCGCCTCCGACGAATGCTACACCGAACTGTACGACGACGAGGCCAATCCGCCGCAAGGTTTGCTGCAAAGCGCTTATCAGGCCGGCAACACCGAGTTCAAACGCTGCGTGATTTTTCAAAGCCTGTCCAAGCGCTCCAACGCGCCGGGCTTACGCTCGGGCTTCGTGGCCGGCGACGCCGAGGTGTTGAAGCAGTATTTGAAATATCGCACTTACCACGGCTGCCCGATGCCGGTATCGACCCAGCACGCCAGCATCGCGGCCTGGAACGACGAGGAGCACGTCAAACATAACCGCCAGCTCTACCGCGACAAGTTCAGCGCCTTCATCGACATTTTAAAAGGTGTCTGCGAAATCGAGCGGCCGCCGGCCAGTTTTTATATCTGGCTGAAGACACCGATGTCAGACACGGAATTTGCCCAAAAATTGTTCGCCGAGCAAAACATCACCGTGCTGCCCGGAAGTTTCCTGTCGCGCGACAGCGATGGTATGAACCCCGGCGCCAATCATGTGCGCATCGCTTTGGTCGCGCCGATCGAGGAATGTGTCGAAGCCGCGCAACGTATCAAAGTTTTTCTCAATGAAAATTACGCCTAG
- a CDS encoding CinA family protein, which translates to MHDPGYLLAEQLGDGLRRLNRVLALAESCTGGGIAAAVTDVPGSSVWFDRGFVTYSNAAKVELLGVQTRTLRAYGAVSAETAREMAAGVLAQSSADLALAVTGIAGPDGGTAEKPVGTVFVAWLQRGSEQAECVRKQFSGDRQNIRQQTVLFCLQQLLQAVRAG; encoded by the coding sequence ATGCACGACCCCGGCTATTTGTTGGCCGAGCAGCTGGGCGACGGTTTGAGGCGCTTGAACCGGGTGTTGGCGTTGGCCGAATCCTGCACCGGCGGCGGCATCGCGGCGGCGGTGACCGATGTGCCCGGTAGCTCCGTCTGGTTCGACCGCGGTTTTGTCACCTACAGCAATGCCGCCAAAGTCGAGCTGTTAGGCGTGCAGACGCGAACCTTGCGGGCCTACGGTGCCGTCAGCGCCGAGACGGCCAGGGAAATGGCGGCCGGCGTACTCGCGCAAAGTTCCGCCGATTTGGCCTTGGCAGTTACCGGCATCGCCGGACCTGACGGCGGAACCGCCGAAAAGCCGGTAGGCACCGTATTCGTCGCTTGGTTGCAACGCGGTAGCGAACAGGCTGAGTGCGTTAGAAAACAATTCTCCGGCGACAGGCAAAACATCCGGCAGCAGACCGTTTTGTTTTGCTTGCAGCAACTGTTGCAGGCGGTGCGGGCCGGGTAG
- a CDS encoding cytochrome ubiquinol oxidase subunit I has protein sequence MELSRSQFAINAVQHFLFVPLTVGLSFFLLVLEAWGLAGGRSDYQPLCRFWGKLFGLSFGLSLASSLAMLFQFGGNWSYFAHYAGDAFAGPVVVGVLAGLFTAANGLGWMLYGWDKLGKWYHLLSTCAVCLGCHLILFGFSAASGWMQYPVGAEFDPQALRMELVDWHAVLTNPVALAKFAHSLLSAYAVAAGFVLAISAYYRLRSAETALSEPSYCMSAGLGLLAIVATLLLGDAGIYKQSSFQRSKLMAINGLPADDILAQNRQRIDNGIQAYAMLQQLRDDNRQPELLAGFAAAKPDLGYGLLLKRWHDTVVDAGPAQIDLAAQASLPPAAPLYWGHKAMVLFGVLALLTFLTAGLGAVTGRRQPWLLKSAMYALPATWLASGSGWFISEFGDQPWIVVDVLPTWLAVSALGPSDLALGLAVYGLAYSGLLSLAILLAMQIVKQGTAELALPVEESGDA, from the coding sequence GTGGAATTGTCTCGCTCGCAGTTTGCGATCAATGCGGTACAACATTTTCTATTTGTGCCGCTGACGGTGGGTTTGTCGTTTTTCCTATTGGTTTTGGAGGCCTGGGGGCTGGCCGGCGGCCGCAGCGATTACCAGCCGCTTTGCCGGTTTTGGGGGAAGTTGTTCGGACTCAGTTTCGGATTAAGCCTGGCCTCCAGTTTGGCGATGTTGTTCCAATTCGGCGGCAATTGGTCGTATTTCGCCCATTACGCCGGCGATGCGTTCGCCGGGCCGGTCGTCGTCGGCGTCTTGGCCGGGCTGTTTACCGCGGCCAACGGTTTGGGCTGGATGCTGTACGGTTGGGATAAGTTGGGAAAGTGGTATCACCTGCTGAGTACCTGTGCGGTATGCCTGGGTTGTCATTTGATTTTGTTCGGTTTTTCGGCTGCCAGCGGCTGGATGCAATATCCGGTGGGGGCCGAGTTCGATCCGCAAGCGTTACGGATGGAGTTGGTCGATTGGCATGCGGTGTTAACCAATCCTGTGGCGTTGGCCAAGTTCGCTCATAGCTTGCTGTCGGCTTATGCGGTCGCCGCCGGATTCGTGTTGGCGATCAGCGCTTACTACCGGCTGAGATCCGCCGAAACGGCTTTGTCGGAGCCGTCGTATTGCATGTCTGCCGGGTTGGGATTGCTGGCGATCGTCGCCACGTTGTTGTTGGGCGATGCCGGTATTTACAAGCAAAGTTCGTTTCAGCGCAGCAAGCTGATGGCGATTAACGGACTACCTGCCGACGATATCCTGGCGCAAAACCGGCAACGTATCGATAACGGCATCCAGGCTTACGCGATGTTGCAACAATTGCGCGACGATAATCGGCAACCGGAATTGCTGGCCGGATTCGCCGCCGCCAAGCCGGATCTGGGCTATGGCTTGCTGCTGAAGCGCTGGCACGACACTGTGGTCGATGCCGGCCCGGCGCAAATCGATTTGGCGGCGCAAGCCAGTTTGCCGCCAGCGGCGCCTTTGTACTGGGGGCATAAAGCGATGGTGCTGTTCGGCGTGCTGGCATTGTTGACCTTTCTGACGGCCGGCCTCGGTGCCGTAACCGGCCGCAGGCAGCCTTGGTTGTTGAAGTCGGCGATGTATGCTTTGCCGGCGACCTGGTTGGCCAGCGGCAGCGGTTGGTTCATCTCCGAGTTCGGCGACCAACCCTGGATTGTGGTGGACGTGTTGCCGACTTGGTTGGCGGTATCGGCCTTGGGGCCGAGCGATCTGGCACTGGGCTTGGCGGTATACGGTTTGGCCTATTCCGGCCTATTGTCGTTGGCAATTTTATTGGCGATGCAGATAGTCAAACAGGGAACGGCCGAGCTAGCGCTGCCGGTTGAGGAGAGTGGCGATGCTTGA
- a CDS encoding YihY/virulence factor BrkB family protein: MAMNLLLFCKEDIWRLDERSLAWWPALCVRCLKIALLAVQGFRRDLCQLRASALTLYSILSIVPVIAMLFGIAKGFGFEKLLQRQLLERAPQQDELMLRLIGFAQNLLAKTQGEVVAGIGIAVLFWTVVSLIANIEESFNFIWKIEQGRSWSRKCSDYLSLMLLGPVLLMAASGLTVFLQTQVGWLAGAIHLPAFGVWLVLKALGLSPLLLMIVLFTVVFVFMPNHAIDYRAGLVAGVVTGLLYHGLQWAYLSLQIGVSSYNAIYGSFAALPLFVVWLQSCWIIVLFGCEMAFYIQNYPIHRHGDRFGNLSFSLKKILALQITHALVKRFLKQEAPPSAEELARDLMIPLALVQALLNKLIASRIVVEFCHPEQTVSVFQPAVDINILSIGYVVDALECCGQNQLPDIQPQQDFAEAVDHFRQAMADSAGNRLLKNI; this comes from the coding sequence ATGGCAATGAATCTGTTGCTGTTCTGCAAAGAGGATATTTGGCGGCTGGATGAGCGGAGTCTGGCCTGGTGGCCGGCGCTATGCGTCCGTTGTCTGAAGATCGCGTTGTTGGCGGTGCAAGGCTTTCGCCGCGATTTATGCCAACTGCGAGCCTCGGCGCTGACCTTGTACAGCATCCTGTCCATCGTGCCGGTGATTGCGATGTTGTTCGGTATCGCCAAGGGCTTCGGTTTCGAAAAGCTGCTGCAACGGCAGCTATTGGAGCGAGCGCCGCAGCAGGACGAACTGATGCTGCGCTTGATCGGCTTCGCTCAAAACCTACTGGCCAAGACCCAGGGCGAAGTGGTGGCCGGCATCGGTATCGCCGTGTTGTTCTGGACCGTGGTCAGCCTGATCGCCAACATCGAAGAATCGTTCAATTTCATCTGGAAAATCGAGCAGGGCCGCAGTTGGAGCCGCAAATGCAGCGACTATTTATCGCTGATGTTGTTGGGGCCGGTATTGTTGATGGCGGCCAGCGGGCTTACCGTGTTCCTGCAAACTCAGGTCGGCTGGCTGGCCGGGGCGATCCATTTGCCGGCTTTCGGCGTCTGGTTGGTGTTAAAGGCCTTGGGCCTGTCGCCGCTGTTGCTGATGATCGTGCTATTTACGGTGGTCTTCGTATTTATGCCTAACCATGCCATAGACTACCGTGCCGGGCTGGTTGCCGGCGTTGTGACCGGGCTGCTTTACCACGGCTTGCAGTGGGCCTATTTGAGTCTGCAAATCGGCGTGTCCAGCTATAACGCGATCTACGGCAGTTTCGCGGCCTTGCCGCTGTTCGTGGTCTGGCTGCAAAGCTGTTGGATCATCGTCTTGTTCGGCTGCGAGATGGCGTTTTATATCCAAAATTATCCGATACACCGCCATGGCGACCGTTTCGGCAATCTGAGCTTTTCGTTGAAGAAAATTCTGGCGCTGCAAATCACTCATGCCCTGGTCAAGCGTTTTCTAAAGCAGGAGGCGCCGCCCTCGGCCGAAGAATTGGCGCGGGATTTGATGATTCCGCTGGCCTTGGTCCAGGCATTGTTGAATAAGTTGATCGCCAGCCGCATTGTCGTCGAATTTTGCCATCCGGAACAAACGGTCTCGGTGTTTCAGCCGGCGGTCGATATTAATATTCTCAGTATCGGCTATGTGGTCGATGCGTTGGAATGCTGCGGCCAGAACCAGTTGCCGGATATTCAGCCGCAGCAGGATTTTGCCGAAGCCGTCGACCATTTTCGACAGGCGATGGCGGATAGCGCCGGTAACCGCTTACTGAAAAACATTTGA
- the dapD gene encoding 2,3,4,5-tetrahydropyridine-2,6-dicarboxylate N-succinyltransferase, whose protein sequence is MSNLETIINDAFENRAEISPSTVSTEVRNAVAEVLNMLDKGEVRVAEKKDGDWVTNQWLKKAVLLSFRINENKVIESGDVRYYDKVPTKFGSYSEADFAQAGVRVVPNAVARYGSYVAPGAILMPSYVNIGAYVDSGTMVDTWVTVGSCAQIGKNVHLSGGVGIGGVLEPLQANPTIIGDNCFIGARSEIVEGVIVEDNCVVSMGVYIGQSTKIFNRMTGEVTYGRIPAGSVVVSGNLPSKDGSHSLYCAVIIKQVDEKTRSKTGINELLRD, encoded by the coding sequence ATGTCAAACCTGGAAACCATCATCAACGACGCCTTTGAAAACCGCGCCGAAATCAGTCCGTCCACCGTTTCTACCGAAGTCCGCAACGCGGTCGCCGAAGTCTTGAATATGCTCGACAAAGGCGAAGTCCGCGTCGCCGAGAAAAAAGACGGCGATTGGGTGACCAACCAATGGCTGAAAAAAGCCGTGCTGCTGTCGTTTCGCATCAACGAAAACAAAGTCATCGAAAGCGGCGACGTGCGTTATTACGACAAGGTGCCGACCAAATTCGGCAGCTACAGCGAAGCGGATTTTGCTCAAGCCGGCGTCCGCGTCGTTCCTAACGCGGTGGCACGCTACGGCTCCTACGTGGCGCCTGGCGCGATCCTGATGCCGTCCTACGTCAACATCGGCGCTTACGTTGACAGCGGCACCATGGTCGATACCTGGGTTACCGTCGGTTCCTGCGCGCAGATCGGCAAAAACGTGCACTTGTCCGGCGGCGTCGGCATCGGCGGCGTACTGGAACCCTTGCAAGCCAACCCGACCATCATCGGCGACAACTGCTTCATCGGCGCCCGCTCCGAGATCGTCGAAGGCGTCATCGTCGAAGACAACTGCGTGGTCTCGATGGGCGTTTACATTGGCCAAAGCACCAAGATTTTCAACCGGATGACCGGCGAAGTGACCTACGGCCGCATCCCGGCCGGCTCGGTAGTGGTATCAGGCAACCTGCCTTCCAAAGACGGTAGCCATAGCCTGTATTGCGCGGTGATTATCAAACAAGTGGACGAAAAAACTCGCAGCAAAACCGGGATTAACGAGTTGTTGCGGGATTGA
- a CDS encoding DUF502 domain-containing protein: MKKILNHTLIGILAFIPIMVIVQIVLFVKDRLTDLFQFVYGYSDNYLVTFLLFAASFATITYVGHRVSMGRFSIIAMFEHLIERIPLLSTIYRVTKKLVNMIAGHQLQEPREVVYVEYPKEGIWVPAYVTNKTDDRYVLFVPTSPNPTSGFAVIVHESKVIKSEMSIEQVTSFIISVGADFEKVGEIAKLPK, encoded by the coding sequence ATGAAGAAAATTCTGAACCACACTCTGATCGGTATTTTGGCGTTCATCCCGATCATGGTGATCGTGCAAATCGTGCTGTTCGTTAAAGACCGGCTCACCGATCTGTTTCAGTTCGTTTACGGCTACTCGGACAACTATCTGGTGACCTTTCTGCTGTTTGCCGCCAGCTTCGCCACCATCACCTATGTCGGCCATCGGGTCAGCATGGGCCGGTTTTCCATCATTGCCATGTTTGAACATCTGATCGAGCGCATCCCGTTGTTGAGTACGATTTATCGGGTCACCAAAAAGTTGGTCAACATGATTGCCGGCCATCAATTGCAGGAGCCGCGCGAGGTGGTCTACGTCGAATATCCGAAAGAGGGCATTTGGGTGCCGGCTTATGTGACCAATAAAACCGACGACCGCTACGTGTTGTTCGTGCCGACTTCGCCCAACCCGACCTCAGGTTTCGCCGTCATCGTCCACGAATCGAAAGTGATCAAATCCGAGATGAGCATCGAACAGGTCACCAGCTTTATCATCAGTGTCGGTGCCGACTTCGAAAAAGTCGGCGAAATCGCCAAACTGCCGAAATGA
- a CDS encoding M48 family metallopeptidase, producing the protein MLNKNLLIAAVSVLLSACATSPTGRTQFIYMSDNQVDQMGLQAFDSMKSKNPVSRNSRFNQFAQCVAYAITQQTGGQWEVVVFEDETLNAFALPGNKIGVHTGLINLVDNADQLAAVVGHEVGHVLSRHSNERLSQETAVSTGLAMVQAVTQPQTALGQTALGLLGVGAQYGVILPYSRIHETEADTIGLDLMARAGFDPRQSINLWLKMDKAAQGGQPIEFMSTHPSHASRIDNLQQNMNRALQLQQQAWSQGRQPRCAK; encoded by the coding sequence ATGTTGAATAAAAATCTGCTTATTGCTGCCGTTTCCGTCTTGCTCAGCGCTTGTGCAACCAGTCCGACCGGCCGTACCCAGTTCATTTACATGTCAGACAACCAAGTCGACCAAATGGGTTTGCAAGCCTTCGACAGCATGAAGAGCAAAAACCCGGTCAGCCGCAATTCTCGTTTCAACCAATTTGCCCAGTGCGTGGCTTATGCGATTACCCAGCAAACCGGCGGTCAGTGGGAAGTGGTGGTGTTCGAAGACGAAACTCTGAACGCGTTTGCGTTGCCCGGCAATAAAATCGGCGTGCATACCGGCTTGATCAATCTGGTCGATAATGCCGACCAGTTGGCGGCGGTGGTCGGCCACGAAGTCGGCCACGTCCTGTCGCGCCACAGTAACGAGCGCTTGTCGCAGGAAACCGCAGTCAGCACCGGCCTGGCGATGGTGCAGGCCGTGACTCAGCCGCAAACCGCGTTGGGCCAGACCGCGTTGGGCTTACTCGGCGTCGGCGCCCAATACGGCGTGATCCTGCCTTACAGCCGCATCCATGAAACCGAAGCCGATACCATCGGGCTGGATTTGATGGCCCGTGCCGGTTTCGATCCGCGGCAAAGCATCAATCTGTGGTTGAAGATGGACAAAGCCGCCCAAGGCGGCCAGCCGATAGAATTCATGTCGACCCATCCGTCGCATGCCAGCCGCATCGATAATTTGCAACAAAATATGAACCGGGCTCTGCAATTGCAGCAACAAGCCTGGAGCCAGGGACGCCAACCGCGCTGCGCCAAATAA
- the cydB gene encoding cytochrome d ubiquinol oxidase subunit II — translation MLDYEILRLLCWGLLGLFAVGFALTNGLEMGVTLLLPFLQLSEPQRRQIAARLAPLSAGNQAWLAAAIAVLYAGWPTVYAVVFSSFQNLFLCVMLAACIRPLGFYFRNSHDHREWLSYWDKALFVSGLLPAALLGLLAGNMLKGFPFHLSSDMHIAFLGSLAGLFNPFSLLVAACSVALLAAYAAAYLQLHGGPDLRLRAKTLAQTAVILFLVLFGLCGAWITHLEGYHVTTEIVPDGASNPLAKFVKRGDGLWLDNYEHEPALWALPCLVFLAGIGAWALCKFDRAYWAMLALALALALAVLTLGVSMFPFLAPSNISLNSSLTIWDASASRTALHGLLSFAGPAWLVMALATRGLYRIQR, via the coding sequence ATGCTTGATTACGAAATTTTGCGTTTATTGTGTTGGGGCTTGCTCGGCTTGTTTGCCGTCGGTTTTGCGTTGACTAACGGTTTGGAGATGGGCGTAACGTTGCTGTTGCCGTTTCTGCAGCTATCCGAGCCGCAGCGGCGGCAAATCGCCGCCAGGCTGGCCCCGCTCAGCGCCGGAAACCAAGCTTGGTTGGCGGCGGCGATAGCCGTGTTGTATGCCGGTTGGCCCACGGTTTATGCCGTGGTTTTTTCCAGCTTTCAGAATCTGTTCCTGTGCGTGATGTTGGCCGCATGTATCAGGCCGCTCGGTTTTTACTTCAGAAATAGCCACGATCATCGGGAATGGCTGTCGTACTGGGATAAGGCGCTGTTTGTGAGCGGCTTATTGCCGGCCGCGCTGCTGGGGCTGCTGGCTGGAAATATGTTGAAGGGATTTCCGTTTCATTTGAGCAGCGATATGCACATCGCGTTTTTGGGTAGCCTGGCCGGATTGTTCAATCCGTTTTCATTGTTGGTCGCGGCCTGTAGCGTGGCGTTGTTGGCCGCTTACGCTGCGGCCTATTTGCAATTGCATGGCGGCCCGGATTTGCGCTTACGCGCCAAAACCTTGGCGCAAACTGCGGTAATTCTGTTTTTAGTGTTGTTCGGCTTGTGCGGCGCCTGGATTACGCATTTGGAAGGCTATCATGTCACGACCGAGATCGTGCCGGATGGCGCATCCAATCCGCTGGCCAAATTCGTCAAGCGCGGCGACGGTTTATGGCTGGACAATTACGAACACGAACCGGCGTTGTGGGCGCTACCCTGTCTGGTTTTTCTGGCCGGTATCGGCGCCTGGGCGCTATGCAAATTCGACCGGGCCTATTGGGCAATGTTGGCGTTGGCGTTGGCACTGGCGTTGGCGGTATTGACCTTGGGTGTGTCGATGTTCCCATTTTTGGCGCCGTCCAACATCTCGTTGAACAGTTCGTTGACGATTTGGGACGCCAGCGCCAGCCGAACGGCATTGCACGGCCTGCTCAGCTTTGCCGGGCCGGCCTGGTTGGTGATGGCGCTGGCTACGCGCGGCCTGTATAGAATTCAGCGTTAG
- a CDS encoding sensor domain-containing diguanylate cyclase: MNSSPRLLIGLKIIGLALLYAGLAKLVLAYFSDRGNVTLIWFPAGLGLAAMLLDAKHNWAGILLGAFCAGLLVGDSWTISACIAAGNTLESWLGAWLLLGNPGFSIKLRHPRDFAWLAATGTVTACFSALIGPMSLLLGGYLTLGQLFPSMLHWWMADVFGIALVTPCILIWRKWPTGWFIVKRLPETAAFLALSFFSGQTVFLGWFPSVSGHYARGYWTFLFVVWAAARFGRHGVILLICMTAVQSLWGLERQIGLFANGDLQSGLLNIWLYLLVLASVGIPLALMLYDREQKAQALQESENRLSFALQTIDTGAWDMDLETEAVLRTPIHDRIFGYDFLLATWNYQAFLGHVVPEHRDSVDNDFRRAGRKRSNWNFECRIRRVDGEIRWIRGSGRHHSLYPRMTGIIQDVTAQKLADENRQLAMLFYQNCNEAMMITEVDATIISVNPAFSEITGYSAGDVIGKNASILGSGRHDSAFFQDMWQTIVSLGQWRGEIWNRRKNGELYVEQLSINTVFDANGLPLRRIGLFFDITQRKLNEEQLRKQAYFDPLTGIGNRRMFCDRLDQEIKKAHRSGLFLALLLVDIDKFKDVNERLGYTAGDHVLREAAQRILRSVRETDVVARMDGVEFALLLTDLEKIDHIERIAGTISQKLGEPFAFDEQPLDLQLHCRIGIAVCPDDAGEAGRLQQAAAQALKKCRASGYAFAGVRDAM, translated from the coding sequence ATGAACTCCTCCCCCCGTCTGCTTATCGGACTGAAAATCATTGGTTTGGCGCTGCTGTACGCCGGATTGGCCAAGCTGGTGTTGGCTTATTTTTCCGACCGGGGCAATGTCACGCTGATTTGGTTTCCGGCGGGCTTGGGCTTGGCGGCGATGCTGCTCGACGCCAAGCACAATTGGGCCGGCATCTTGTTAGGCGCCTTCTGCGCCGGCTTGTTGGTCGGCGACTCCTGGACCATATCGGCCTGCATCGCCGCCGGCAACACGCTGGAATCCTGGCTTGGCGCCTGGCTCTTGCTCGGCAATCCGGGGTTCTCGATCAAATTGCGCCATCCGCGCGACTTTGCCTGGCTGGCCGCCACCGGCACGGTTACCGCTTGCTTTAGCGCGCTGATCGGGCCGATGTCGTTATTGCTTGGCGGCTACCTGACGCTAGGCCAGTTGTTCCCGAGCATGTTGCACTGGTGGATGGCGGACGTATTCGGCATCGCCTTGGTCACCCCGTGCATTTTGATTTGGCGCAAGTGGCCGACCGGCTGGTTTATTGTGAAACGCCTGCCGGAAACCGCGGCGTTTTTGGCTTTGAGTTTTTTCAGCGGCCAAACGGTATTTTTGGGTTGGTTTCCCAGCGTATCCGGCCATTATGCCCGCGGTTATTGGACTTTTCTGTTCGTGGTCTGGGCTGCGGCGCGCTTCGGCCGCCATGGCGTCATCCTATTGATTTGCATGACCGCCGTCCAATCGCTATGGGGATTGGAACGCCAGATCGGCCTGTTCGCCAACGGCGATTTGCAAAGCGGATTGCTGAACATTTGGCTGTACTTGCTGGTGCTGGCCAGCGTCGGCATCCCGTTGGCCCTGATGTTATACGACCGCGAGCAAAAAGCCCAAGCGCTGCAGGAAAGCGAAAACCGGCTCAGTTTTGCCTTGCAAACCATAGACACCGGCGCTTGGGATATGGACCTGGAAACCGAAGCAGTGCTGCGCACTCCGATCCACGACCGGATTTTCGGCTACGACTTCCTGCTGGCGACCTGGAATTACCAAGCCTTTCTCGGCCACGTCGTGCCGGAACACCGCGACAGCGTCGACAACGATTTTCGCCGCGCCGGCCGCAAACGCAGCAACTGGAATTTCGAATGCCGCATTCGCCGGGTGGACGGCGAAATCCGCTGGATCCGCGGCTCGGGCCGCCACCACAGCCTGTACCCCAGAATGACCGGCATCATTCAGGATGTCACTGCGCAAAAGCTCGCCGACGAAAATCGCCAATTGGCGATGCTGTTCTACCAGAACTGCAACGAAGCGATGATGATTACCGAAGTGGATGCCACGATTATTTCGGTCAACCCGGCTTTCAGCGAAATCACCGGCTACAGCGCCGGCGACGTAATCGGCAAAAACGCCAGCATCCTCGGCTCGGGCCGCCACGACTCCGCCTTTTTTCAGGACATGTGGCAAACCATCGTCAGCTTGGGCCAGTGGCGCGGAGAAATCTGGAATCGACGGAAAAACGGCGAACTTTACGTCGAACAACTCAGCATCAACACCGTGTTCGACGCCAATGGCCTACCGTTGCGCCGCATCGGCCTGTTTTTCGACATTACCCAGCGCAAACTCAACGAAGAACAATTGCGCAAACAAGCCTATTTCGACCCGTTGACCGGTATCGGCAACCGCCGAATGTTTTGCGACCGCCTGGACCAGGAAATCAAAAAAGCTCACCGCAGCGGCCTGTTTCTGGCATTGCTCCTGGTCGATATCGACAAATTCAAGGACGTGAACGAGCGCTTGGGCTACACCGCAGGTGACCACGTATTGCGGGAAGCGGCGCAACGCATCTTGCGTAGCGTCAGGGAAACCGATGTGGTGGCGCGAATGGACGGCGTGGAATTTGCCCTGCTGCTAACCGATCTGGAAAAGATCGATCATATCGAGCGTATTGCCGGCACAATCAGCCAAAAACTGGGCGAGCCGTTCGCCTTCGACGAGCAGCCGCTGGATTTGCAATTGCATTGCCGCATCGGTATCGCCGTCTGCCCCGACGACGCCGGCGAAGCCGGCCGTCTGCAACAAGCCGCCGCGCAAGCCCTGAAAAAATGCCGGGCCTCCGGTTACGCGTTTGCCGGTGTACGGGATGCGATGTAG
- a CDS encoding ArsC family reductase, whose translation MKVLYGIKNCDTVKKARALLDSRRIEYRFHDFRADGLEPALLQKFVDTLGVDAVLNQRSTSWRQLGDEQKRDLTPDKAVQLMLAVPTLIKRPILDDGRQLLVGFNPEQYPSA comes from the coding sequence ATGAAGGTGTTATACGGCATCAAGAATTGCGATACGGTGAAAAAAGCCAGAGCTTTGCTGGATTCCCGCCGTATCGAATACCGTTTTCACGATTTCCGCGCCGACGGCCTGGAGCCGGCTTTGCTGCAAAAGTTCGTCGATACGCTTGGAGTGGATGCCGTTTTAAACCAGCGCAGCACCAGTTGGCGCCAACTCGGCGACGAGCAAAAACGCGACTTGACTCCCGACAAAGCCGTGCAGTTGATGCTGGCCGTACCGACTTTGATTAAACGCCCGATCCTGGACGACGGCCGGCAACTGCTGGTCGGTTTCAATCCCGAGCAATACCCCAGCGCATAA